A genomic segment from Micropterus dolomieu isolate WLL.071019.BEF.003 ecotype Adirondacks linkage group LG03, ASM2129224v1, whole genome shotgun sequence encodes:
- the LOC123967952 gene encoding neurofilament heavy polypeptide-like, protein MDKEMENTDKISSSPTFSLNSNTTEITVNTLKKKKKSKFKRCFSGWPRNKIQAAPLEDLDQEEKSNSLTHQSINSGHKDEKTFSQSSVDWSRPVAETKAKKSKHLLRLFRNIISKISDSSNTDKEAENMDKISRSPAVSINSESTEITNIPVSGTIDKPAKDLNDLMHCDDQEFTRPCTHHPIIREESTSTCSSAWSSMDGDNISTSSSSWCSMSEDGRMTDSSWCSSPDSAISDMITSFDQNIDEEITKVCQSFWNPENMETEADDFGEDRTTETGSSSLHRSEESMRSASCVSPSSTNTAISQAGKMLVSHVIDEAVKILQSTEAVKTLQSTEAINTLQSTEAVKTPQSTVAVNTPQSTVAVKTLQSTEAVNTLKSTEAVKTPQCIEAIKTPQSIEAVKTPKSAEAVKTPKSAEAVKTPQSTEAVKTLQSAEAVKTPKSAEAVKTPQSIEAVKTPQSTEAVKTLHSSEAVKTLQSAEAIKTLQSTEAVKTPQSSEAVKTPQSSVAVKTPQSPEAIKTLQCSEAVKTLQSAESIKTPQSTEAVKTPQPSVAVKTPQSAEAVKTPKSAEAVKTPQSIEAVKTPQSSEAVKTPQSSVAVKTPQSPEAIKTLQCSEAIKTLQSAESIKTPQSTEAVKTPQPSVAVKTPQSTEAVKTPKSAEAVKTPQCTEAVKTPQSSVAVKTPQSAEAIKTLQCSEAVKTLQSAEAIKTPQSSDAVKTLQSSEKKKSQWKVCFSGWLRNKVQAAPLEDFDQEEMCSSLEREDQSINSGDEDEKTFSQSSLDRSRPVAETKAKKINSFLCSFRKIFSKNQKMRMKEEEEEKKMKQCPFWKQLLY, encoded by the exons ATGGACAAAGAAATGGAGAACACGGACAAAATCTCCAGTTCTCCTACGTTCTCCTTAAACTCAAACACCACTGAGATTACTGTCAATacactgaagaagaagaagaagtcaaAGTTCAAGAGGTGTTTCAGTGGATGGCCGAGGAACAAGATTCAGGCAGCTCCACTTGAAGATTTGGATCAGGAAGAGAAGAGCAACTCCTTAACTCATCAGTCCATCAACTCTGGTCATAAGGATGAAAAAACCTTCAGCCAGAGCTCTGTGGACTGGTCTCGGCCTGTTGCGGAGACCAAGGCAAAGAAGAGCAAACATTTATTACGCTTATTCCGCAATATCATCTCAAAG ATTTCTGATTCAAGTAACACGGATAAAGAAGCAGAGAACATGGACAAAATCTCCAGGTCTCCTGCTGTCTCCATAAACTCAGAGTCCACTGAGATTACCAACATCCCTGTATCAGGAACCATCGATAAGCCTGCTAAGGATCTTAATGATCTGATGCATTGTGATGACCAAGAATTCACTCGCCCTTGTACCCATCATCCCATCATCAGAGAGGAGAGCACATCAACATGTTCTTCTGCTTGGTCTTCCATGGATGGGGACAACATCTCGACAAGTTCCTCTTCTTGGTGTTCCATGAGTGAGGACGGCAGGATGACAGACTCTTCTTGGTGTTCCTCCCCTGACTCTGCTATCTCAGACATGATCACATCATTTGATCAGAATATCGATGAGGAGATTACAAAAGTATGCCAAAGCTTCTGGAATCCAGAGAACATGGAGACAGAGGCAGATGATTTTGGAGAAGACCGGACCACAGAGACAGGATCAAGCTCCCTACATAGGTCAGAGGAGAGCATGAGATCTGCCTCCTGTGTCTCTCCTTCCTCCACCAACACTGCCATCtctcaggcaggcaaaatgctcgtCTCCCACGTGATTGATGAGGCTGTCAAGATACTGCAGTCCACTGAGGCTGTAAAGACACTGCAGTCCACTGAGGCCATCAACACACTGCAGTCTACTGAGGCTGTAAAGACACCGCAGTCCACTGTGGCCGTCAACACACCGCAATCCACTGTGGCTGTAAAGACACTGCAGTCCACTGAGGCCGTCAACACGCTGAAGTCCACTGAGGCTGTAAAGACACCGCAGTGCATTGAGGCCATCAAGACACCGCAGTCCATTGAGGCCGTCAAGACACCGAAGTCCGCTGAGGCTGTCAAGACACCAAAGTCAGCTGAGGCTGTAAAGACACCACAGTCAACTGAGGCTGTAAAGACACTGCAGTCCGCTGAGGCCGTCAAGACACCAAAGTCAGCTGAGGCTGTAAAGACACCGCAGTCCATTGAAGCCGTCAAGACACCACAGTCAACTGAGGCTGTAAAGACACTGCATTcctctgaggctgtaaagaCACTGCAGTCCGCTGAGGCCATCAAGACACTGCAGTCCACTGAGGCTGTAAAGACACCGCAGTcctctgaggctgtaaagaCACCGCAGTCCTCTGTGGCTGTAAAGACACCGCAGTCCCCTGAGGCCATCAAGACGCTGCAGTGCTCTGAGGCTGTAAAGACACTGCAATCCGCTGAGTCCATCAAGACACCACAGTCCACTGAGGCTGTAAAAACACCGCAGCCCTCTGTGGCTGTAAAGACACCGCAGTCCGCTGAGGCTGTCAAGACACCAAAGTCAGCTGAGGCTGTAAAGACACCGCAGTCCATTGAGGCTGTCAAGACACCGCAGTcctctgaggctgtaaagaCACCGCAGTCCTCTGTGGCTGTAAAGACACCGCAGTCCCCTGAGGCCATCAAGACGCTGCAGTGCTCTGAGGCTATAAAGACACTGCAATCCGCTGAGTCCATCAAGACACCACAGTCCACTGAGGCTGTAAAAACACCGCAGCCCTCTGTGGCTGTAAAGACACCGCAGTCCACTGAGGCTGTCAAGACACCAAAGTCAGCTGAGGCTGTAAAGACACCGCAGTGCACTGAGGCTGTCAAGACACCGCAGTCCTCTGTGGCTGTAAAGACACCGCAGTCCGCTGAGGCCATCAAGACACTGCAGTGCTCTGAGGCTGTAAAGACACTGCAATCCGCTGAGGCCATCAAGACACCGCAGTCCTCTGACGCTGTAAAGACACTGCAGTCCTCTGAGAAGAAGAAGTCACAGTGGAAGGTGTGTTTCAGTGGATGGCTGAGGAATAAGGTTCAGGCAGCTCCACTTGAAGATTTTGATCAGGAAGAGATGTGCAGTTCTTTAGAAAGAGAAGATCAGTCCATCAACTCTGGTGATGAGGATGAAAAAACCTTCAGCCAGAGCTCTTTGGACCGGTCTCGGCCTGTTGCAGAGACCAAGGCAAAGAAGATCAACAGTTTCTTATGCTCCTTCCGCAAAATCTTCTCAAAG AATCAGAAGATGAGgatgaaggaggaagaggaggagaaaaagatgAAGCAGTGTCCTTTTTGGAAGCAGCTGTTGTACTGA